The sequence below is a genomic window from Ipomoea triloba cultivar NCNSP0323 chromosome 2, ASM357664v1.
TCTGCTTTGAATAATGTCAATGGTCCGGATTCTGAGCTCTATAAGACTGCCCGTGCATCGCCCCTGTCTCTCACATACTATGGACTGTGTATGATGAATGGAAACTACACTGTCAAGCTCCATTTTGCGGAGCTTTTATTTACAAATGACAGTTCTTTCAATAGCCTGGGGAAGCGTATCTTTGATGTCTACTTACAGGTAAATTTAAAACCAGGAAATACGAGACAGTGGAGGTTTTCTTTACTAATTTTGTATTAACAAGTTAAAATTTGTGTTCATcttctatactttttttttaaaggaaaatctGGTGCTGAAGGATTTTAATATTGTGAATGAAGCGGGGGGACCTGATAAAGCCCTTGTAAAGACTTTTACTGTAGCCGTAACCAGCAACACACTGAAGATCCATTTTTACTGGGCTGGGAAAGGAACAACAGGCATACCAGAAAGAGGAGTTTATGGCCCGCTAATTGCAGCGATATCAGTGGACCCCAGTATGCTACTTATGcacatttctttttcttcttcttgatgCCATGCGAGTTCTTTACATATCATATGGATCAGagttctttttcctttttgaattttttttcctaaacaTTCTTAGAGTGGGAATATGGATTATTTGCTGCAGATTTTACACCTCCTAAAATAGATGACGAGAAAAACATTGCTGTTGGTGAGTTAGTTGGAATTGTAGCTGGAGCTGTCGCTTTGGGCCTTCTGATCCTAGGCATCTTATTTGTGATATTCTTAAGGGGAAGAAAAGTATCTGAAGATCGAGGTAAAGAAATTATTAACTTATATGCAACAATCATAATTTTCTCTATTCACCTCTACAAACTATCTCGGCTGCACCAATTTCTTAGCGCATTTGCGTTTCTTTTGCTCATATTTTGGCATCTACGAGTCACTTTAGCATCATTCTGTATTCTATGAAGTTTTAATGTAATCTTGTAGATATTTCAAGATTGTCTACTGAAGCGTGTAGCTTATCTTTGTTTTGCAGACCTTAAAGGCCTGGATTTACAAGCAGGCATTTTTACCTTAAGACAGATCAAAGCTGCAACGAAGAACTTTGATGCTGCTAACAAGGTTGGGGAAGGCGGTTTTGGTTCAGTTTACAAggtaatttatttatgaatctAACAAAACCAATCATCTTACACAAGAGATATGGGGGGTTTgcttcttttttaatatatgaaatttcCCTTGATGTTGCAGGGACAATTATCAGATGGAACAACGATTGCAGTGAAGCAATTATCATCAAAGTCGAAGCAAGGAACTCGTGAATTTCTGAACGAAATAGGGATGATCTCTGCACTGAAACATCCAAATCTTGTAAAGTTATACGGGTGTTGTGTTGAAGGCAATCACTTAATGGTGATCTATGAGTACATGGAGAATAACTGCGTATCCCGGGCTCTATTCGGTAAGATTGATACGTGATACAACCCGTGGCACCAGCGGGAAATTTTGTTGGCACTTGGAAGCTTAATATGttttttctttggttttgtccTGACAGGAAAGGATAGAACAAACAAACTTAATTTAGACTGGGCAACAAGGAGGAAAATTTGCCTGGGAATTGCGAGAGGTTTGGCCTACCTTCATGAAGAGTCAAGCTTGAAGATCGTCCATCGAGATATCAAGACCAGCAATGTTCTGCTCGACAAGGACCTGAATGCTAAAATATCCGACTTTGGCCTAGCTAAACTTCACGAGGATGACAATACCCACATTAGCACCCGGATTGCAGGGACAGTGTAAGTTCATATACCATCCCGTTTCTTCTTCTTGCACAcacaatttcaaaatttccagTGAATATACTTCAAATAATGGCTTTATCAAAACCATGAACATAATGTTATTAACAATTTCACGCTGAAATCCGAGCATTTAATTATGCAGAGGTTATATGGCTCCTGAGTACGCAATGCGTGGCTATCTAACCAACAAAGCAGACGTCTACAGTTTTGGGGTTGTTGCCCTCGAAATCGTCAGTGGCAAAAGCAACACCAATTACAGGCCAAAGGAAGATTTTGTTTATCTTCTGGACTGGGTAACTataatttctcattttctttctttcattccTTAAAGTTCCATAACAACTGATTTGCGAGATAAGCATAGCCTCCGTTCTTGAAATGCACGATCCTAAACAGTAAAAAACTTAATCTGTCAGCACATAAACTGATGATTTCTTGATCTGGTACTTTCACCTGCAGGCATATGTTTTGCAAGAGAGGGGCAATATACTCGAGCTAGTGGATCCCGACTTGGGGTCTAACTATTCATCGGAAGAGGCGATGGTGGTGCTAAACGTGGCGCTGTTATGCACAAATGCATCCCCAACTCTGAGACCAACAATGTCTCAGGTGGTGAGCATGCTACAAGGACAAACACTTGTTCAAGACCTGCTTTCAGACCCTGGTTTCTCCTCCACTGATCTGCAGTTTAGGTCAATGAGGAGTCACTTTTGGCAGAACCCAAGCCAGGCACAAAGCATGTCCTCAAATGGTCCCACCACTGGTTCTGATGTCTCTTATGTGGATAAGGAAGAAACAGCTGCTCTTGTAAGGAAGAAGACAACTTCATCAAACAACTAGACCTCATCCTGGACTATGTAGAGTtcaacctaagctgatttacGTTCTTTGTtagttagggtcacaaggcagtGCACACCCTCAAGTAGCAGCTGTCAGGTTTCCCtaaaaaaagaatagataaAAGAAATCCAATTGTATATAATGTGATAAACTATCATATTTTATGAACCCTATAAATCTTTGCACTTATCCTTCATCTTCCTCTCATCTCTTTAATTTATGTACACATCCgtataattattgttattaagagctcaaattatttgaaaaatataatagatcttcgtattaaaataaaattttaaatagatGGAACTCCCTAAAAAGTATAATTGaaacattttataattaaactaCTTTGGATTATAATATGTTCAAAAGCTTtatatataacacaaatttGCAACCAAAACCAACTAAAATACAGTCTTACCTGAAACCCCCATGCCCCAGCTTATCCACTGCCACTTGTCAGCCTTAATCTTTATTCTTTCGTTCCAAACTTCACCCTATGACCAACTAAGCTATTAGCAAGCTATTCATGCGCGCATTTGGTTTCAACTCATAAGACTTTCTAGACGAGAAATAATGTGCAGTGTCATAAGTAAGGAGGACGTGGGCCAAACCAAACATATCCTAACATGGTTAATATTCTTATATTATATTGGTGACATAAATTTCTATTGGGTCAAAACTTTTTTTAAGAAGCCCAATAATGAGTCcaattgcaattaaaatattatttttgcgCCTTTTGACAAATTACACATGTTTcctcattttgattatatttctATCATACAAAGTTAGATTAAAGTGATTCAAGATTTTGTGCAAATTTAAGAGAAAGATCTAcgacttttttcttttaaggaCAATCATATTCAGTTTGaaaatggttaaaaaaaaaaaactcaaatttaTTGTTCATGCATGATGAGTTTCCTAGAAgaaaaatggtgcattttctacTAAAATTATGGAGTTTCCGTACAAGCTAAGATGAGTATTACTACATGAAATTATcttgtattttaaaaactattttattattttctagaTTTTATTTAGGTCAAAATCTCCTATGAAACTGTCTCATGAAACCTCATTCGTGAGACATTGACaaagttttaataaatattacacttttcatcataagtattacaataatTTTCCTCATAAGTAGTTCTTCAAcccctaatattacattttgatttaaaagtattacatttttaattaaaaaatcagACGTATCATATTTTTCatcataagtattatattttctcatataagtaacaatcaatcaattttccttgattagtaatacattttttctcataagtaactattcaacctctaaatattaaattttga
It includes:
- the LOC116010103 gene encoding probable LRR receptor-like serine/threonine-protein kinase At1g07650, yielding METQLSPPFLPRNLPFLCILCSLQLLLLSPSLLAATPKLHQQEVIALKEIAKKFGKTDWNFSKDPCSGVESWSPKIPRKSFETTVTCDCSFDNNATCHITAIALKSQNFSAGVPPEFAKFHHLKSLDLSRNYLNGSIPQQWASMRLLDLSFMGNRLSGPFPKVLTRITTLRNLSIEGNNFSGTIPSEIGNLIHLEKLTLSSNAFTGNLPSTFGKLKNLTDMRISDNNFTGKIPDFIGNWTNIEKLHIQGCSFEAPLPSSISSLTTLTDLRISDLKGGKSSFPQLEEMESMKTLILRNCRIDGELPEYLGQMKKLKALDLSFNNLTGEIPSSFDRLAKVDFIYLTGNRLTGDVPQWILSTNKNIDVSDNMFSWQSSGPAECPSGSVNLVESYSSSGDTSGVHPCLQQNFPCSNSRSRKSYSLHINCGGKETIISNGTKYEGDLEARGASMFYSRPDWAFSSTGNFMDNDIDADSYIYTSTSALNNVNGPDSELYKTARASPLSLTYYGLCMMNGNYTVKLHFAELLFTNDSSFNSLGKRIFDVYLQENLVLKDFNIVNEAGGPDKALVKTFTVAVTSNTLKIHFYWAGKGTTGIPERGVYGPLIAAISVDPNFTPPKIDDEKNIAVGELVGIVAGAVALGLLILGILFVIFLRGRKVSEDRDLKGLDLQAGIFTLRQIKAATKNFDAANKVGEGGFGSVYKGQLSDGTTIAVKQLSSKSKQGTREFLNEIGMISALKHPNLVKLYGCCVEGNHLMVIYEYMENNCVSRALFGKDRTNKLNLDWATRRKICLGIARGLAYLHEESSLKIVHRDIKTSNVLLDKDLNAKISDFGLAKLHEDDNTHISTRIAGTVGYMAPEYAMRGYLTNKADVYSFGVVALEIVSGKSNTNYRPKEDFVYLLDWAYVLQERGNILELVDPDLGSNYSSEEAMVVLNVALLCTNASPTLRPTMSQVVSMLQGQTLVQDLLSDPGFSSTDLQFRSMRSHFWQNPSQAQSMSSNGPTTGSDVSYVDKEETAALVRKKTTSSNN